The DNA sequence attaaaataataaaattcaaaaaataaaataaaataaaatgggtgGCCACCAAAGGACGTGGCCCTCCCTAAGAAAAACTTGTAATTCACGTGCCTAGGCATTCTATTAGATTTAATTGAGTATATGGATGTAGGGTGTAAATTGCTGAAATGTGGTAGTTTGACATATAAATTCAGAGTTTTTAGACTTTGGAGTACATAACTTTGAAATAAGGTGGATAATTTATGAAATATCTCCTTAATTTCCTTTAtcaaacacaataaaaaaatgtctcTTATTAAActtcaagataatattttaGCTTTTAATTGTTTGAAGTACACTAAAATGGTATTTTTTGTGTGAATGATTAATACATAGATTATATAAGTTGGGTTTTTTTAAGAGAGATTTTATTTAGAGAATTATCATGACCTGCAAAGTGatatttctatatatgaatCATTAAACATTAGTACTTTTaggttttaaaattcttaaacactaaaattttatataagaaaaaaagaatattaatttccatttgcatctataataaatttaagaaattaaattatatcagaaTAATAGTATGATTTCTTTTCAACTCGGTTCTCCAAATGAAAAACATAGAAGAGCAACCATAATTAGAAACAACGATGAAACAAAATATAGAAGGGCAAAATCGTAAAACTGCCTTTAATGTTAAACAgcactattcacaaatttataggctataatagtataaaaatactatatatatatatatacatatatatatatatattctacaatAAAAGAGGCTATAGCCTcatagatagttttttttttctaatctagCCTCATAGATAGTTTATTTGCGTTTGAGTTGTTCACACTATCCCTATTTGCACAATTACGTTTTTATCCTCTAATTCAacattaaaaatacaattaaaattttcttttattctaatagtaattagaatataataataagaatcaaatattaatatctTACAAATAATCTCAATGAagattttgaacaaattaacaacttaggattttttttttatattttttctcatatttaaaaataataatagtttgttgcatataatattatatgaaaaaaataacaataatcttcatattctttttcatagtaattcataaaaataaatcatagttattggactaataatattttcattttataaaatgtaattattatttttaggttCCAATTTATGCATAAGTTTATAATggtctttaatttatcatattcactattttattttttgtggtaacacatttcatattaatatatttgtaatgaattcttaaaatatttataaaaattatcaataacaCTTGTTatcctttaaaaattattttggtaagaacatgcttttattttctaagatcaatattaaaattccaaatttgaaaggaataataatattatatttaagttcaaaaatgaaaatattatctttaaatataaagaataatattttattactgtaagatatcgttttgaaaaaataataattgtcttcatattatttctcataataatgaatcatattgaataacactttttaaagtaattttattttcatttgaaacaaagaatattatacttttttaaatttcaaattaatactctatttttacattttatcattCCAATAACAATAATACCCATGTAGTTGtctgaaataattaaaaataatattattttatttgcatttataagaaaattattattattattattattattattatgtacaTGTCTAATTGGTTTTATAACAAGTAACAAGTGGAGCAATTCATGTCttattatgatttcaatataaCGAGTTAATTCTAAACATTTGATTTGTTAAgaattcaataattttacattttctgTTTCCttcatttgtaaaatttgttatATTGATTTATGATTATCTTTACATTTATCATACTTGTTGTTCTAACTAATATgcatcttaaaattcatatttaccATATCAGAAATGTAGTAGCAGTTTCAATAGGAAATTCGTGCCTCGTAAGCTGTTatctagtatgtatatatatatatatatatgtatatatatgtatatatatatatatatgtatatatatgtatgtatatatatatacatatatatacatatatatatatatatatatatacatactagatATATAGCAAGGTTAAGATGGTTTCTTCTTGTGGGAATTGGGTGGAAGTCAATTTTTTTACTCCGATcacctctttattttttttactcttgTGTTATaatttgtgttgattttggAAAGACTGTAAGGGAGTCTTACTTTAccgaacttttttttttagaataaggttcacatttcattcataatagtgaacatataaatatgacttaaaaagtcaattacaaacgttaatagctccccagcacactttcgtggttgacatggtctagtccagacgacAAATCTCTAAAGACTTAAGTCTAAGGGATCCGTCGTGTATATCTCTGTCCCCGACAGAATAACAGTAACTAGGTGACAAAACTCATACCTTGACAACACAGAGTAGGGTGCACCAACCTCATACACCGCCTAAACGGAGAGGGGAGAACACACCGATCGGACCACGGTCCGAcgggataattttttttttttttttggatttttattacaaaaaagaagaacaggacacgaaataaaatacaaagaaaaaactacTGTAACCACGGACACAGAAACTGCTCCCAGTGGCTGTGGTGGCGTGTGCAGAACCGCGCCACCTTGGGAGAAAACTGTCGGCCGATCTTGGAGGATCCAGACTCACAAAACCTAGTGGCGCCGTGCGTGACGACGGCAGAGGGCCTCCCGGCGGCGTGAGAGAGCCACTCGCCAAACGTCTCCGATATCTTCTGGCCGCGCGTGCGAGCAACTCGCCGCTCCGTTTGGCGCCGCCTTCGgtagtcttgaagatcggcgactGGGCAACACCATGGAGAGACGCGTGTTGATCTATATTTGTCAGAAGATCTAGATCCACGTTTCTCCCTTATTTAGCCTGCAAAATACAACAAATACAGAAGGTCCGGAGggtagggagaaagagaaagagggggaggaGCCGAAACTCCCACCCCCTCGAGTCAGATCTGGAAACGGGTTTGGTAGAGAGGAAAAGTTTGACGAGAGGAAAAGTTAGACGAGAGCTGTTTTTGGGATGTTATTCTTTACTGAACTAATATCTTATATCcgttaatttatctataaatgtTTTATCTGtcgagaaaaggaaaaaggttAAGACGGTTTCTGCCacatattattaagaaaaaaaagccccaaagcaaaggaaaaaaaaggtgaaatcGTAAATACATGCATCAAGTAAAAGCCACTATCGACAAACCGTGGCTTTTTAAGGCTATAAAtcgatataaaaataatactaatttcgATTTacatcaataataaaattaaaaattaattatatcagAATAAGAATACAATCTTTAACACAAAGAAGGGCAAAATAGTAAAACCACCCTTAAAGTAAAACGGCACTATTCACAAATCTATAGGCTCTTTTTACACCTCTTCGGTTCCAAAGTCGTACGTAGACGTATGTTAATTTCATTCTGAATATATAGGattgaaaaaatttacacaatctCTCGTTCTCCACAtactacatattttttaaattttattatttttttctttcatcaaaattttaatatatgaataataaatagaaaaataaaattattttaaaaagaataaactcaaaaaaaaaaaatttaaaaaaaatattaaaaaatataaagatttaaaaaaaaatgatgtgtgaAGGTTAGAAAGGTTGTATAGCATTGCTCGGATTGAAAAAATTTCTCCTCACCCCTCCTTGAGGCTTACtagatttatattttcatacaaaagTTATAAACCTATATGCAACTaaataatgagaaatgttacGTATagtctctaaataaaaattattcatatagaaaaatgatacttgtaatcgtgagtgtgcaaacgtcgtgcagtcgtttaaaaaaaaaataaatatgagattaacatgaaaaaaaattaattttttaataatagatctcattcttttttaaagcgattgcacgacgcttgcgcattccacgactgtatgtaacattacttatTCATACAAgtcttgataattttatttttaaaatttttttaaaattacaataatatctctcttaaattataataatttttatttaataaaatatatcaataaatctatatatacaattttcGCTTAgagattacaaataaaatttttcctaAATAATCAATAGAATGGATCCTGTTTAATTACTTTCCAAGTTTTACACCATTCTCAAGAAAATGAGGCCCGATTGACACATTGAATAGTGACAAGCTTGTTACCTTGGAAAATGCTGCAGCCAATAAGGATGCATCCCGATAAAAGCTATCGAtttctattaaatttaaaaaatttaattttattatttaaaaataattataaataaaatttaattataaaatttttatcaattgacactcttatttaatcaaataaataattcgtTTATCTTCTACTACAATAGCAGTCAGAATCTCTCACAATCTTCAaacattgatttttttcttaaaactcgACTAATCAATTCTCTAACATAGAGCATGATCACActctttgagaaaaataatatgaaaattttctaagaaattttcttaccaaaatatACACTGTAAAgtactctaaaaaatatctaaaccTGAATCTCTACTGATTCTGACCAATAAGATCCTTTAAATAAGCAATCTGAAAGAAGTTTTAGTTTCAGTAGAACACTGCTGACGAGATGAGTCTGTCACGAAGACATCTCCTGACGGAATGTTGACATCTGCGAAAATTCTTCACTACAGCTTCTGATTTCAGTTCAATCTTTTGTTCTGGATAAGTGAAGATCCTTATGAACTTGATTTTCACACTTATAACTTATCTAAACAACTTCTAATACCTCatagataaacttaatattgttataaataaaatcaataaataatttacattcatccaaaattatcaacttaatgataagataaattctatcattttaatTACCTAATCCTATTCAAACTTAGCAACTTAATTACTTAATCCTAcccaaacttttacatctacaCCATATACATCTACACCATATACAACTAAATAATCTATAGAATGGATCCTGTATAATTACTTTCCAATTTTTACACCATTAAGAAAATGAGGCCCGATTGACACATTGAATGAATAGTGACAAGTTTTTTACCTTGTAAAATGCTGCAGCCACCAAGGATGCATCTTGACAAAAGTGACCGattcccattttatttttttttctatatttttttacttaattattaataaagtgtttttaaatgagtttatgaaattttctctttttcttaaaaaatatttaaggggataaaagaacacaaaataaaaaaaaagttcattgcACTTCTCAATAGAAATCCTTGAGAGTCACTCTTGGTGGCTCTAGCAGACccttttatcatatttggtgttttttatttatttatttattatttaatatatatatatatatataggagtgaGGAGTTCGAACCTAATTCTCTCATTTGAAGATCAGACTTATATCATCTAATCCAAAAGACCTTAATTTGCCTTACCCTATGTTGAGCCCATGAATTTTCCCATGTTCAaatcatttttgcatgaaattaATGATCTCGGGCCCGCATCTtctataattaataaacaagaaaatattcagTTATTATTTTCTGTGAATATGCAATTGCATATAGATAATAGAGGCCCTTCAAATTTCTGTTCAAAAATagattctataatatttattagtacTATCCatacaaatatttaagaaagtaaaataaataaaaatttaaataatagagAGTGTATATGTGAATACTACATTTCTCATTTCCAACAGAGGATATCAAATTATAGCAAGAATTTCAGTGCACTGAATCTGTACCATTagaatgagtaatattatatatagtcgtgtaatacgtaaatatcgtgtagtcgttttaaaaaagaatgaggtctattattaacaaattaattttttttatgtgagtcctatatttattcatttttttaaaaatgattgtacgatatttatatattcacgaccgactgtaactattatttttttattaaaatatgagagaGAACTTATAGTTGAAAACTttatacaaaaaatcttcacaacctcctaacactctacactctacattatttttaatttttattatttttttcttttattaaatatttattatatgaataataaataaaaaatttgaaataatttaaaaagaataaactcaaaaaaaaatttaaaaaaaatattaaaaatttaaaaaagtgtagagtgtggagtgtggtggaggttgtgtagcaatgctcAACTTTATAAGCATAgcataggagagagaaaaataaaaggagaaggagaagtcGGCCGGTCCTGTCTTCAGTCTTTCCAAACTTACCCCAGCGCGCTCCAATATTGATTGACGACATTTACATGCAACGACCTGTCCCAATACAAAGAATGGTTCCTTGACGACTCCTCCCTCATATCCATGCAGTTTTATTTGCATAGAAACTCGAAACATGATCACGTTTTTCTCTTTGCCAAAATAACAGAACCgccttatttatattatattactttttGTCCGTTCGGTTCCTTTAATTCCTTTTTCACGCGAAGGAAGCAGCTCGTTTGCCTTTGTATTCACATCTACTTCGGAAAACAAaagggatagagagagagagagagagagagatctgcgACTTCCATGACTAAATTGTCGTCCATTTTGACTTGAGTAACGTTTGTTGTTTTTTGACTttgcggagagagagagggagaggtttGGTTGGAATCAGATGCAGTTCAGACTAACCCCATTAGAAATGAATGACATGTATTGGGAAACTAGGGAGTTGTTGCATTAATTCAGAAGTGGAATCAGTTGAGAAGCACAAAAGAAAAGCAACTCTCCATTCTCCAAGGGCGTGTTTGACACGATTTTTGTTTGCCCTTAAAACATGTTAGACAACATAGTGGAACGTctgaaattcaataaaaattattgacgggaattttgatttttgaggTGTTTCAGTTGAGATTTTGAGTTTTAAGAGGACTCGGAGGCCGATAGATGGTATGTGAAGAGTATTGGAGTTTCTAGATAATTGTACTGCATTAATATCGACATAAGAAGTCATCCTCAGAGAGCCCTGAACGGGATTGCACACTTGGCACAAGTATCCAAGCAGGACTTTTATTGGCTATATAGAGATTGGATTGCAgagaaattctttttatatgggTATTCTGTGTTTGAGAATTGGAGTTCAGAAACTTTTTAGAGGCTCGAGTTCTATATATTGAAGATGTCTGTGGAAGAACCTTGACTGAAATTTATGCAGAGCTCTTTCCCTTGATGTCTTTTTCAAGTATTTGGAAGAATCATCATTGAAATTTAACAAACATTTCATCTCTATGATCAGGTAAGTTCGTGGAACTTCCTGCTATGGTTCATGGGCAAATTTCGTAAACTTTGCAGCTTTTTCTCCAACTTTCTCAGTCTTTAAAACAATAGAagtttattttggaatatatatgtacatatgtTGAGATTTTGTTGGCTAAAAATGTTCTTTACTTGCAAGCAAAGAACTCATTCTACACAAAAGAGGCTACTTTTAGAAAAGTTGTGCTGCTGCAATAAAAATTGTTAAGTTTAAATGCAAGTCTTCTTTAAGGAGTTTGGCTTTTTGTTTGCTAATATAAACGTCGGCGGTTCTTATTTCTTAACTCAAGAAATGAGATAGCTCCATCTGTCTCTTTGATTGGTTAGGTGCCTGTTTGGATTGATTAAGAGCTTCTTTGAATGGGTTTTTGTTGTCATCTTGTTTGATGGGTATGGATTTCCATCTAAAGTTTAATGCGTTAGATAGAAAAGAATGTTGCAGATTTTATCAATCTGTTGAGTATTATATTTGAACTTGTTGTTTCTTCTACTTATTTCAAAGGTTAGAGATCATGGGCTCCACACACAGAATACAACTGGTCCTGCCCCTGACTTTCATGATGGTAATTTTAGCCTTGAGGGCTCTTCCAGAAATTGCAGGACAGACAATTTCATCAAGTGGCTTTGCACCAGGTTAGGTTGAGAACTTTAtgattttcaaatcttaatgtCAATACATTTTAGAGCTCTTCTTAAGGATTCAAGCAAAAACATTAGGACTTTTAAGGTTTATTGATCCCTGCAATAAGCTGAATCCAGAGTCTCTTCAGTTATAAATATGCATCTACACAGATAAGTTTGAATTTGAGGGTGAGAAGGCTTATGgttgtagatttttttgtttcatattGTTTATATAATTGGAAAAAGTTATTGTGTGGGATACATGATAGATTGACACCTCATCAAAGTTGATGGATTCTCctcctttttcaaaatgatataaaatgaagataacTGAGTgaatcataaaaagaaaaggagagataGATAACTGAGTGAAAACTGTATATTAACCGCATTTTACCATATATGGTTTAGCTCATGTATGTAAAACTATTTACCATACAAGCTTAAGTGAAGAGACTTGAGCACTTCAATTCACTAATCCAAAGAATTGAAATTTATCTGTTTTCATCCCTTAAAAGTTTGATTGGCACATATGCACATGCATACAGTTCTAAATACACCAATAGTCACCTTGATTAATAAGCTactaattttccttttcttttctgattACCTAGGGAGAAATTTGCTTCAGACAGACAATGTCTCAGAACCAGTTAAACAGTCCGATGATACTGTGAGGGTGGATCCTCtagacaacttaaaaaaatacagggGAGGATATGATATCACCAACAAGCACTATTGGagtgtaactctctctctctctctctctctctctatatatatatatatatatatatatatatctgtgtgtgttATATCTAAATTCTATGTGTGATGGATATTGTTTTGTGCAGTCAACCATATTTACTGGGATTTATGGATATTGCGCTGGGTTGCTGTGGCTTTTGTGTGGAGTTGTATATGGAGGCTTTCTGCTGGCAACTACTTTTTGTTGTACAAGTAGAAAGATTGGAAAGCTGAGGAAAAGATTACCTAATAAGCAGTTTTGCCTCAGACCAATTCTCCTTGTCACATTGTTCACAATTCTAGCAATGTAAGCAATTTAACTTCGAAGTCCACATTCAATAAagctacaaaaatatattatcaaaattatgATTAACCTATAATCTCTACTAAAATTAAAGCACATGATATtgcatttgaaattgaaattgaactgtctttctttttgtttaatccTTCTGAAAATGCTTTCCATGAAAGatgattttgtttaaaagtatTGCAAATGCAGAGCGTTTACACTTTAGATTGTCAAAACAAAAGCGAAACCAACATTTGGTCTCCATAATATGGAAGGAATGAAAGAACATTTGTTTCAGAGATTCTTAATTATATCTCGTCCCAAGCATAATTATGGCTATCTTGCAGAACTGCATCTGGGTTAGTTCTGGGGGCCAACGCAAGATTTCACTCAAGAGCCAAAACAGTGGTGAACATTATCATGAACACAGCAAATGAGGCTTCAGAAACCATATACAATACAACAGGAGCAATGAAAGACATAACAAATAACTTAGGAGCGGCTGAAGGAAGTAGTGATGCTTCTGACTTCCTTACCTCCACATCTGAGAAACTTAATGTTGAAGCTGCAGAAATACAAAGGCAGGCAAAGAAGAACAGGCATCTGATCGACAAGGGTCTGAGGATAGtgttagtctctctctctctctctctctctctctctctctccccattaAACATCGGTAAATGACATTTGCATGCTTGCAGATATATAATAACGACAGTTACCATCTCATTCAACCTGGTTGCGGTCATAGCTCTTTCAGGTGGGTGGATGGGTgtgtttttgttgtgttttgcaaGTATAGTCAGTCTTAAGTGATCTATTACCAATTAACTAATTCTTCAACTTTGGATTTAGTGGTAAAATTTGCTTGATACATCAATCTGACCCTGCTCAAAGTTGAAAAGAATCCAAAAAGAAGCAGAAATTACTTGGATCAGAGAATTTTATACTAAAAACAATGGAAATACTATGCCTCTAGTTTCTTAAAATTATGGGAAGCAGTGGTAAACTTTTCACTATTTATACCCCAATTACCTAAAGTCACTGAAGTAAAAATTCTTCCTGTTTGTAGTGTCTGGAACTATGAGGTTTCGTCGGGCACTTTACCTGTGAGTATACAGATACCATTCATGGATCTAATAGCACAATTCTCAGTCACGATTTATTTAGAGTACAAAGCTTATTAAGCTTCTTTCCATACAGGTTCATTATACTATGCTGGTCCCTGACGGTTCTTTGCTGGTTGTTCTCTggaatatatttctttttagagAAGTAAGCCAAGTTCTTGCTTATAGAATTACCCAAAACATGAAAGTGGCATTCCAAAAGAAGTCTCTGCATAAAAATTGAGAAGAGTTTCAATTCTATTTCAGGTTCTCTAGTGATACGTGCACAGCTCTTGAAAATTTCCAAGAAAATCCCAGCACCAGCAGCTTGAGCTCAATCCTTCCTTGTGATGAAGTACTATCAGCTAAATCAGTCCTATTTGATGTCAGTGCAGGGATCTACAAGCTTGTTAATGAGGTAATGAGTAGCGTCCTCGTCTCACAAAGTCACTATTTTGAGATGTCTCCTTTGTAGTTCTTTATTAACCTCGTACAAATTTACTTGGCTGGCTATGAGTTGTTTCTTTGCCAATATTCTAAGTTGTCTGTGCTGCATTTTGCATGCCTCTTGGTGAAATTTCCAAACAAGGCCACTAAATCAAGTCCAATTTGATATAGAAAATAATGCTTGGAGCACTTCGTCAATGAATTACTCTCATCATGACAATGCAAAAACCTGGAAAGATTACAGTATGCCTAAAACTGTATACATTGGGAAAAACAGAATCAAGGAAGGGAAAGAAAGGGTCCAATGCTCTAACTAATTCAATCTTCTTTCAAAGTAGCCTCAGTTACTTTATTTtgtacaaaaaggaaaaaacttctACAAAATTAAGAATTTTCTTATGTTGTCAAATCTTTCTCCAGGTGAATGCAAACATATCCCTCTTTCAAGGAACATCGAATCCAAATCTTCTTTATGTTTGCAATCCCTTCTCTGCACCACCAGACTACCAATACCAGCCAGACAACTGTTCAGCTAATACAATTCGAATAGGAGACATCCCAAAGGTATGCCAGTTGAAATTGAGAAActcttctttctttattcacaATTTATCTCTACTACTATTTGAAATACTTTGTCCCATTCCTGACAAAACCCTGCGAGTCCATTCTCTCATTATTTCTACTTATCTTATTTGTTAAGGTATTGAAGTTCTTTACTTGTTCGGATGCCAACAATGGGAAATGCGAAAATGGTCAACTTCTATCTAATAGCAACTACAAGATAGTGGTGGCTTACTCAAATTCAATACAAAATCTGCTCGACGCATATCCGGGAATGGAAAGTCTAGTAGAATGTCAATCAGTGAAGGATGCATTTTCTGAGATCCTGTTTAAGCACTGCAAACCTTTGAAGAGATATGTTCGGATGGTATGGGTGTCAATGTTGTTCCTGTCAGTGATCATGATGATTTTGGTTCTGATATGGATGTCACAAGCTCATCATGAGCAGAACCTTCACCTTTCAAATGGATCTGTGAAACCCCATCATATAGCAACCGGAGATACGCTGGAAGCAGGAGCAACTGAAGAAGTTAACAGCCACACAAAATCAAGTACAGCCTATAATTAGCAGTTAGTCCCTGGAAAATACTGGAAGATAAATGCGCAAGCTACTTCCAAAAACTTTATAGAGGGGAATCAGCATCCAAGATAggatacatatatacatatgtatatataatatatatatatatacacatatacaggAAAGAACGTagagataaagaaaaatgttgagaTCGATCAATCAGAGGAGGGAGATATTTGgttcttaaaagaaatttttgtacTAATAAACCAATACGTTATTCTTTCCTTCTTTGAAAACAGGGGACCAACCCCATTATATTGAAGATTAACGTGATATGTCAAGCGaatgatatattttagtttGATTCAATCTTTTCATTACTGCATCAAGTGTTTCTGACTCCAGAGCCAAGGGTGCGGCTTGAAGATCGCCCAGATTATGAAAGGCAATTACGTAACTTTGTTTTTCTTGACGAAATTGTGAATATTTATTATCACAGCTCCGATTTGAATTAGAGCAACCACATGATTACCAAATTATGAAGAAACCAGAAAACTAAATAAGACAGAAATTTGGTGAAGAAAGTCCcctcaatctttttttaaatctcattattttttgtaatttatcggctatttattttttattctttttttgtgtttctCAAGTTTGTGATCTTTATATCATTATCTTTTGACACATATATCTctacctttttatttatttatttacattttcaaCGTATCTTTATTTTAGAAATCTTTAATTCTTCCATAATATAATAgcgataaatatatatatattgctaattaataaaagaaatatatgtatatataagtatgtatcatatatgtatttgtgtgtttatatatatatatatatagttaattatgaAATTGTATATTGGAAAATACAGGTATCGAAATATTCTTTTGGTTCCAAAACTTAAGCAGAATGATCAGGTACGCTGGGGCCTCCCGCTAGTAcacttgaagttttttttttttttcacatgatttttttaacacttttaaatattttttttaaaaaaatttacaatattattaaaaaatattttctta is a window from the Juglans regia cultivar Chandler chromosome 7, Walnut 2.0, whole genome shotgun sequence genome containing:
- the LOC108984922 gene encoding uncharacterized protein LOC108984922 isoform X2, yielding MEIMGSTHRIQLVLPLTFMMVILALRALPEIAGQTISSSGFAPGRNLLQTDNVSEPVKQSDDTVRVDPLDNLKKYRGGYDITNKHYWSSTIFTGIYGYCAGLLWLLCGVVYGGFLLATTFCCTSRKIGKLRKRLPNKQFCLRPILLVTLFTILAITASGLVLGANARFHSRAKTVVNIIMNTANEASETIYNTTGAMKDITNNLGAAEGSSDASDFLTSTSEKLNVEAAEIQRQAKKNRHLIDKGLRIVYIITTVTISFNLVAVIALSVSGTMRFRRALYLFIILCWSLTVLCWLFSGIYFFLEKFSSDTCTALENFQENPSTSSLSSILPCDEVLSAKSVLFDVSAGIYKLVNEVNANISLFQGTSNPNLLYVCNPFSAPPDYQYQPDNCSANTIRIGDIPKVLKFFTCSDANNGKCENGQLLSNSNYKIVVAYSNSIQNLLDAYPGMESLVECQSVKDAFSEILFKHCKPLKRYVRMVWVSMLFLSVIMMILVLIWMSQAHHEQNLHLSNGSVKPHHIATGDTLEAGATEEVNSHTKSSTAYN
- the LOC108984922 gene encoding uncharacterized protein LOC108984922 isoform X3; the encoded protein is MGSTHRIQLVLPLTFMMVILALRALPEIAGQTISSSGFAPGRNLLQTDNVSEPVKQSDDTVRVDPLDNLKKYRGGYDITNKHYWSSTIFTGIYGYCAGLLWLLCGVVYGGFLLATTFCCTSRKIGKLRKRLPNKQFCLRPILLVTLFTILAITASGLVLGANARFHSRAKTVVNIIMNTANEASETIYNTTGAMKDITNNLGAAEGSSDASDFLTSTSEKLNVEAAEIQRQAKKNRHLIDKGLRIVYIITTVTISFNLVAVIALSVSGTMRFRRALYLFIILCWSLTVLCWLFSGIYFFLEKFSSDTCTALENFQENPSTSSLSSILPCDEVLSAKSVLFDVSAGIYKLVNEVNANISLFQGTSNPNLLYVCNPFSAPPDYQYQPDNCSANTIRIGDIPKVLKFFTCSDANNGKCENGQLLSNSNYKIVVAYSNSIQNLLDAYPGMESLVECQSVKDAFSEILFKHCKPLKRYVRMVWVSMLFLSVIMMILVLIWMSQAHHEQNLHLSNGSVKPHHIATGDTLEAGATEEVNSHTKSSTAYN
- the LOC108984922 gene encoding uncharacterized protein LOC108984922 isoform X1; translation: MIRLEIMGSTHRIQLVLPLTFMMVILALRALPEIAGQTISSSGFAPGRNLLQTDNVSEPVKQSDDTVRVDPLDNLKKYRGGYDITNKHYWSSTIFTGIYGYCAGLLWLLCGVVYGGFLLATTFCCTSRKIGKLRKRLPNKQFCLRPILLVTLFTILAITASGLVLGANARFHSRAKTVVNIIMNTANEASETIYNTTGAMKDITNNLGAAEGSSDASDFLTSTSEKLNVEAAEIQRQAKKNRHLIDKGLRIVYIITTVTISFNLVAVIALSVSGTMRFRRALYLFIILCWSLTVLCWLFSGIYFFLEKFSSDTCTALENFQENPSTSSLSSILPCDEVLSAKSVLFDVSAGIYKLVNEVNANISLFQGTSNPNLLYVCNPFSAPPDYQYQPDNCSANTIRIGDIPKVLKFFTCSDANNGKCENGQLLSNSNYKIVVAYSNSIQNLLDAYPGMESLVECQSVKDAFSEILFKHCKPLKRYVRMVWVSMLFLSVIMMILVLIWMSQAHHEQNLHLSNGSVKPHHIATGDTLEAGATEEVNSHTKSSTAYN